A genomic region of Pelodiscus sinensis isolate JC-2024 chromosome 1, ASM4963464v1, whole genome shotgun sequence contains the following coding sequences:
- the RESF1 gene encoding retroelement silencing factor 1 codes for MDWNARPPQNADNQNNLQCQNSLGNHGIHFSQTYSNPCAFPQTSTYSAQNSCTYPVSNQTVFLQSNNMNMVTNRSPFQNTEGYKTLQQAFPKESVPTRVFATSQRSFERHPPSRAQMRRTAPKQATRVPIETTLNLWPNSVSNMQVYSQSRLASVSSQASPGNNVQGIPQKPQNQYVTINAYPMQPQIAQPNFTRTVMFYQGNQACNSSSKELPVGWVPQYNLNGPASSQQCASVPVNQSSNECVNSQQNSLTFALPTQHLQQQVHCPSTQLQGTHSSSTNTAMAVQSQQYASAQIGSEDHNGNPPPYMMPASYDPRATAQSLTGLQQVVQNISNEHIQNQQKHASDQSNATYIKDVQQHWQTLESGETSQATGNIYNSHGNVTAKQSFSETAKPSTYDLERHFNGMQEVVTVPSQPQNKIASVQESPISGSTDLPDNSKTISSTDSRLKVTKESLAMEAQKLLEIKKKYAILERVFLIKQKLLASSEHNKMTSDLPPRNQKANVKLFPHVANQTETFSHTGTAGMKSQQLPLLQSSLEERNDKNITNTGSEVLDKTWNSCRINQGHSASRSVLISYQDKFPVHSNNLERTSVLGPKNAPAADPVQETMKCTENTSDFSNCRSSDRVSPKNISVSTGEASLLQSVLSSMSILQEKKSGNLANEVPTLFQNEKVTSNLILLGGSSLPNNSEAKGSIEAVQCSISTCPELDQRSKGICSQPTENSKTLNNKIVSTTYISSLASETTELNVTNGVAEKTPPAVVIGNSFSKMNCNTSMEELAACLALWKKCPSDSVDIQYNQSYKKIDSNMISSSSEGFHDRSTCHILENIQNAMATDDENKVTISTNETTLSSTTPVGQKPDTLGSNLVKGFEPQVAVVSPLILSKERTPSEHQEKNPKLSAEIIYPVVEGDKQKGVPLIGNTNKGIMEATYLVSDKCIPIQKVDSDKLYTKSADGNKIVKDAVYSNCSYDGNKRNDDHFAQEMRETNMQMSLQNKTSLSQTSTDGSSPVSQEYQTKNKVYEDLREPRAITTIVSEDDMLQISSVCSLVEGDASYDSQIANMFCSVPSKHLEKNALSEENISNIKPKEQQLDACKGDSIMKASVFEGERSFPLQNTPSKAVSATKSLDAPGLETYLCDISQCIEKIFEVEKNKGTSKIISNSGQKMTQNTVSKNGENIVDVSQNLIRNKEDLSVNIFGEIDSCSTAKEENTQEHILSEGENTVANGISDDSVVPVTSLNDQLTELLKEFPYGIEGADVLMKELTKNEDLVREPSKKQVEKGTHADSKSCDSKDPISQIKITILNSEQMKELFPEQSHQSSNKVMVENIENQEMKISSSKGETLESHIQPDQNLDMEREKNTQETSASKQEKKFTYCCLMGWLASVYAVPGCSCKSREDITSEKQNGGNQSPESENTGLKGRQETSSRTGPITKKTCAVENNLQLPVKLHDTSKNLAIVDKDRKRAPNSTINKDVKKSVKTHVDVIRPFHPSEKREPDKFKRMNGQLKGDMPLHVLTPSSGKEVETNETDPQKCTREQFAAGKVHRTNRGHLIISTEKKEKFCKMYSFEKDQIEGLVIKSERRVHNSKISETVEVKKSNVHEEHNQKKLCEQSADETHRVKRLNYTFNKNVQIKEKTKRSAEIKYKSDNHHGTTRKSPNASTKKYEHSQHKSVKVLPLQERLYRRKRKENMIGKRDSKKPKLESERIKYETQTFEHSGYNKESTNLANSEKFATSKQENVWKYKNFLANHNHISKPQKKKGRPSKKSKTYFSGREKDLDVTNREKPSEKNPQLSRKTNRLKISLQREQQKNYLNRVAFRRTAQESICLTKLDTSSVKPVWHIKSNNVPELSQDLKTNSSTSEEDKLHKPHMLEFKLCPEILFRNTATDGESLDITLSSEKDKTLVAGVKSKKEDWLNYIPMKQRKTEETAQVDDNIPLDAAIQILEGNEALHVPDKDSMFQTYRKMYLAKRSKSLDSSCSK; via the exons ATGGACTGGAATGCAAGACCACCCCAAAACGCTGATAATCAGAATAACTTGCAGTGTCAAAATAGTTTGGGAAATCATGGAATTCATTTTTCTCAGACTTATTCTAATCCATGTGCTTTCCCTCAGACAAGCACATACTCTGCTCAGAATTCTTGTACTTACCCTGTAAGTAACCAGACGGTATTTCTGCAGTCTAACAACATGAACATGGTTACAAATCGATCGCCTTTTCAGAATACTGAAGGATACAAAACATTGCAGCAAGCATTTCCAAAAGAATCTGTACCCACTAGAGTTTTTGCTACCTCGCAACGTTCATTTGAGAGGCATCCACCTTCACGTGCACAAATGAGAAGGACTGCTCCTAAACAGGCTACACGTGTGCCCATAGAGACTACTTTGAATCTTTGGCCAAACTCTGTCTCCAACATGCAAGTTTATTCCCAATCAAGACTAGCTAGTGTATCATCACAAGCAAGCCCTGGAAACAATGTACAGGGTATACCTCAGAAGCCACAGAATCAGTATGTGACCATAAATGCTTATCCTATGCAACCTCAAATAGCACAACCTAATTTTACAAGAACAGTGATGTTTTATCAGGGTAACCAAGCATGCAATTCATCTTCAAAGGAGCTGCCAGTAGGATGGGTACCCCAGTATAACTTGAACGGGCCTGCCTCTTCTCAGCAGTGTGCCAGTGTACCTGTTAATCAGTCATCGAATGAGTGTGTAAATTCTCAACAAAACTCTTTGACTTTTGCTTTGCCTACGCAACATCTCCAGCAGCAAGTACACTGTCCAAGCACTCAACTTCAGGGTACACATTCATCAAGTACAAACACTGCAATGGCCGTACAATCACAGCAATATGCATCTGCCCAAATTGGCTCTGAAGATCATAATGGAAATCCTCCACCCTATATGATGCCTGCTAGTTATGATCCTAGAGCTACGGCACAATCTTTGACAGGACTTCAACAGGTAGTCCAAAATATATCTAATGAACATATACAAAACCAGCAGAAACATGCATCGGATCAGAGTAATGCTACTTACATAAAGGATGTACAGCAGCATTGGCAGACACTAGAATCTGGAGAAACTAGTCAGGCAACTGGAAATATATATAATTCACATGGAAATGTGACAGCAAAGCAATCTTTCAGTGAAACAGCTAAACCTTCAACATATGATTTAGAAAGACATTTTAACGGCATGCAAGAAGTTGTGACCGTTCCTTCTCAGCCACAGAATAAAATAGCATCAGTACAAGAGAGCCCAATTAGTGGTTCAACAGATTTGCCTGATAATTCTAAAACTATTTCATCAACAGATAGTAGATTGAAAGTAACAAAAGAGAGTCTGGCTATGGAAGCTCAAAAActtctggaaattaaaaaaaaatatgcaatacttgaaagggtttttttaataaaacaaaaactcTTGGCATCTTCAGAACATAATAAAATGACCTCTGATCTTCCTCCACGTAATCAAAAAGCTAACGTTAAACTTTTTCCACATGTGGCCAATCAGACTGAAACATTTTCACACACTGGTACAGCAGGAATGAAGAGTCAGCAACTGCCACTTCTTCAATCTTCACTTGAAGAAAGAAACGACAAAAACATTACCAACACAGGCAGTGAAGTATTAGATAAGACATGGAACAGTTGTAGGATTAATCAAGGACATTCTGCTTCAAGATCTGTTTTGATTTCCTATCAGGATAAATTCCCAGTTCACTCAAATAATCTTGAGAGAACTTCAGTATTAGGTCCAAAGAATGCACCAGCTGCTGACCCTGTGCAAGAGACCATGAAATGCACTGAAAACACTTCGGATTTTAGCAACTGTAGGAGCTCTGATAGGGTTTCACCAAAAAATATATCAGTTAGCACGGGGGAAGCCTCACTTCTCCAATCTGTTTTAAGTAGCATGAGTATTTTGCAAGAAAAAAAGTCTGGTaatcttgctaatgaagtgccTACCCTATTTCAGAATGAAAAAGTGACTTCAAATTTAATACTGTTAGGTGGAAGTTCATTGCCCAACAACAGTGAAGCAAAAGGTTCTATTGAGGCAGTCCAGTGTTCAATATCAACATGTCCTGAATTGGATCAGCGCAGTAAAGGCATTTGTTCTCAGCCAACTGAGAACAGCAAAACTCTGAATAATAAGATAGTCAGTACTACTTACATAAGTTCTCTTGCTTCAGAAACAACTGAACTGAATGTAACAAATGGTGTAGCTGAGAAAACACCACCAGCAGTTGTTATTGGAaactcattttcaaaaatgaactGTAATACTTCTATGGAAGAGCTAGCAGCATGTCTGGCTTTGTGGAAAAAGTGTCCTTCAGACTCTGTGGACATTCAATACAATCAGTCATACAAAAAAATAGACTCAAATATGATTTCATCATCTTCCGAAGGATTTCATGATCGGAGCACATGTCATATCTTGGAAAACATACAAAATGCAATGGCTACAGATGATGAAAATAAAGTTACAATAAGCACAAATGAAACAACTCTGTCTTCTACTACCCCTGTTGGGCAAAAACCTGATACGTTGGGTTCCAACTTGGTAAAGGGTTTTGAACCCCAAGTTGCTGTAGTTTCTCCTTTAATACTTTCCAAGGAGAGAACTCCAAGCGAACatcaagaaaaaaatccaaaactttCTGCTGAAATAATTTACCCAGTGGTTGAAGGAGATAAACAAAAAGGAGTTCCATTAATTGGAAATACCAACAAAGGGATAATGGAAGCTACTTACTTAGTATCAGATAAATGTATTCCAATACAGAAAGTGGACTCAGATAAGCTGTACACCAAATCAGCTGATGGAAACAAAATAGTAAAAGATGCTGTGTATTCAAACTGCTCATATGATGGAAACAAAAGGAATGATGatcattttgcacaagaaatgagAGAAACTAATATGCAGATGAGTTTACAAAACAAAACTTCTTTGTCCCAAACAAGCACAGATGGTTCAAGTCCAGTGTCTCAAGAATATCAGACAAAGAATAAAGTTTATGAGGACTTAAGAGAACCTAGGGCCATTACCACAATTGTATCAGAGGACGATATGTTACAGATTTCCAGTGTATGTTCACTTGTTGAAGGTGATGCATCTTATGATTCACAAATAGCCAATATGTTCTGTTCTGTGCCTTCCAAGCATTTAGAGAAAAATGCCTTGTCAGAAGAAAATATCTCTAATATAAAGCCTAAGGAACAACAATTGGATGCTTGTAAAGGAGACTCTATAATGAAAGCCAGTGTGTttgagggggagaggagtttcCCATTACAAAATACTCCATCTAAAGCAGTATCTGCAACAAAATCATTAGATGCACCAGGTTTAGAGACGTACTTGTGTGATATTAGTCAGTGCATTGAAAAGATTTTTgaagtggaaaaaaataaagggacTTCTAAAATTATTAGTAACTCAGGACAAAAAATGACGCAAAATACAGTTTCCAAGAACGGAGAAAATATTGTTGATGTTAGCCAGAACTTGATCAGAAACAAAGAAGACCTGTCAGTTAACATATTTGGTGAAATAGATTCCTGTTCTACTGCAAAAGAAGAAAATACACAAGAACATATACTCAGTGAAGGTGAAAATACAGTGGCAAATGGGATTAGTGATGATAGTGTAGTACCTGTAACCTCTCTAAATGATCAGCTGACAGAACTTTTAAAAGAGTTTCCTTATGGGATTGAGGGTGCAGATGTACTGATGAAAGAGCTCACTAAAAATGAAGATCTTGTGAGAGAGCCATCAAAGAAACAAGTTGAAAAAGGAACTCATGCTGATAGCAAAAGCTGTGATTCTAAGGACCCAATAAGCCaaataaaaatcacaatattAAATTCAGAACAAATGAAAGAACTGTTCCCAGAACAGAGTCACCAGTCGTCTAACAAAGTTATGGTGGAAAACATTGAAAATCAAGAGATGAAAATTAGTTCATCAAAGGGGGAGACTTTAGAAAGCCATATCCAGCCAGATCAGAATCTAGACATGGAGAGGGAAAAGAACACACAGGAAACATCAGCCTCAAAGCAAGAGAAAAAATTTACATATTGTTGTTTAATGGGTTGGTTAGCTTCAGTTTATGCAGTGCCAGGGTGCTCATGCAAATCTAGAGAGGATATTacttcagaaaaacaaaatggtggcaATCAGTCTCCAGAATCTGAAAACACTGGCTTAAAAGGGAGACAGGAAACAAGTAGTAGAACTGGTCCCATAACAAAAAAAACCTGTGCAGTGGAAAATAATCTGCAGCTTCCTGTCAAATTACATGATACAAGCAAAAATCTTGCCATAGTAGACAAAGATAGAAAACGTGCACCAAACTCCACAATAAACAAAGATGTTAAGAAATCAGTAAAAACACATGTAGACGTAATTAGACCTTTTCATCCTTCAGAGAAAAGAGAACCTGATAAATTTAAAAGAATGAATGGCCAGCTGAAGGGAGACATGCCCCTGCATGTATTGACTCCTTCTTCAGGAAAGGAAGTTGAGACCAATGAAACAGATCCTCAGAAATGCACAAGGGAGCAATTTGCTGCAGGAAAGGTCCATCGTACAAACAGAGGACATTTGATAATATcaactgaaaaaaaagaaaaattctgtaaaatgtattcttttgaaaaagatcaAATAGAAGGCTTAGTCATTAAATCTGAGAGACGCGTCCACAATTCAAAAATTTCAGAAACTGTTGAGGTCAAAAAAAGTAACGTACATGAGGAACATAATCAGAAAAAACTTTGTGAACAGAGTGCAGATGAAACTCACAGAGTTAAGAGACTTAATTACACATTTAACAAAAATGTACAAATTAAAGAGAAGACAAAACGGTCAGcggaaataaaatataaatcgGATAATCATCATGGAACTACAAGAAAATCCCCAAATGCAAGCACAAAAAAATATGAACATTCTCAGCATAAATCTGTAAAAGTCTTACCTTTACAGGAACGTTTATATAGACGAAAACGGAAAGAAAATATGATTGGAAAGAGAGACTCAAAAAAACCAAAATTGGAAAGTGAAAGAATCAAATATGAAACACAGACTTTTGAACATTCAGGGTATAATAAAGAAAGCACTAATTTGGCAAATTCTGAGAAATTTGCAACATCAAAACAAGAAAATGTCTGGAAATATAAAAACTTCTTAGCAAATCATAATCATATTTCcaaaccacagaaaaaaaaagggcGCCCTTCTAAAAAGTCTAAAACCTACTTTTCTGGCAGAGAGAAAGACTTGGATGTTACAAACAGAGAGAAACCAtctgaaaaaaatccacagtTGAGTAGAAAAACTAATAGATTGAAAATTTCTCTCCAAAGGGAACAACAAAAAAACTATCTGAATAGAGTTGCATTTAGACGTACTGCCCAAGAAAGCATTTGTCTGACAAAACTAGACACATCATCTGTCAAACCTGTATGGCATATTAAATCTAATAACGTTCCAGAGCTCAGCCAGGACTTGAAAACTAATAGCTCAACATCAGAAGAGGATAAACTACACAAACCACACATGCTCGAATTTAAATTGTGTCCAGAGATATTGTTCAGAAATACAGCCACTGATGGGGAGAGTTTGGATATCACACTCTCATCTGAAAAAGACAAAACCCTTGTGGCAG gaGTCAAAAGTAAAAAGGAAGATTGGTTAAATTATATCCCAATGAAGCAAAGAAAAACTGAAGAAACAGCTCAAG TTGATGACAATATTCCACTTGATGCAGCAATACAGATCCTTGAGGGAAATGAGGCTCTTCATGTTCCAGACAAAGACTCAATGTTTCAGACCTACAGGAAAATGTATCTGGCAAAAAGAAGCAAAAGCCTAGATAGTAGCTGTTCAAAATAG